In a single window of the Rhodamnia argentea isolate NSW1041297 chromosome 2, ASM2092103v1, whole genome shotgun sequence genome:
- the LOC115751458 gene encoding PHD finger protein EHD3 isoform X1, producing the protein MVNSPAEFSWFPMGDEDNGVKGGKPVFVNNHDAESSCLRSGKMSNGFANGHDSDVAEGSSGGSECVRTYKRRKQVKLESKSGEDERATSGASTIWANQILREPIFGASDFHVSEQLHVPSVVRDAVENDCNEHSQSQCSSIVLEQIFRSLSDEGGVGRCIQNALACHAREIDNMKVKDTQLKDQHRLGTSTQAAGMQNGIAATGVDLTSKASVNGSNHEMITESSQRAFYNILISGKFSQLCKLLCENFPETKIDRVLDFRLINSRMKEGAYEQSRVLFSTDILQVWRKLEEIGTELASLAKSLTDISKEYCKYGANAGKSYADGGKFEVSGRDALVDAKLEQTEECGAYNVSTCRHCELKADGMECLVCDSCEKIYHVSCIEPAVKEIPPRSWYCASCTESGITSPHENCAVCERLNASRSAANGFADEEALTTLEDANCSSDLGINPFEETKILSNCKICGNEIENGDKFRMCEHPFCPSKYYHRRCLTTKQLKSYGSRWYCPSCLCRACLTDRDDDKIVLCDGCDQAYHIYCMKPPRTSVPRGKWFCRKCDAGIQAIRRAKKAHENFENNQKRKVVESGECRRPDKKPNEKGEENTDKGRGGMDMLLIAANTLNYEEKLAGVEMNC; encoded by the exons ATGGTGAATTCACCTGCTGAATTTTCGTG GTTTCCGATGGGCGATGAGGACAATGGGGTAAAGGGAGGTAAACCTGTCTTTGTCAACAACCATGATGCCGAGAGTTCTTGTTTGAGGAGTGGGAAGATGAGTAATGGTTTTGCCAATGGCCACGATAGTGATGTTGCCGAAGGGAGTTCAGGCGGTAGTGAGTGTGTTCGGACTTACAAGAGGCGAAAACAAGTGAAATTGGAAAGTAAAAGTGGAGAGGATGAGAGAGCTACTTCCGGAGCTTCAACTATTTGGGCAAACCAG ATTTTAAGGGAACCAATATTTGGAGCTTCAGATTTTCACGTGTCTGAGCAGCTTCATGTTCCTTCTGTGGTCCGTGATGCTGTTGAAAATGATTGCAATGAGCACTCACAGAGCCAATGCAGTAGCATTGTGTTGGAGCAGATATTCCGGTCATTGAGTGATGAAGGTGGTGTAGGACGGTGCATCCAAAATGCCCTGGCATGTCATGCTAGAGAAATTGATAATATGAAAGTCAAG GATACTCAGTTGAAAGATCAGCATAGGCTGGGCACCTCTACCCAAGCTGCAGGTATGCAGAATGGAATTGCTGCCACGGGTGTTGACCTTACATCTAAGGCCTCCGTGAATGGATCTAACCATGAGATGATCACCGAATCGAGTCAACGTGCATTTTACAACATATTAATCTCAGGAAAGTTCAGCCAATTATGCAAGCTTCTTTGTGAAAACTTTCCAGAAACCAAGATTGACAGAGTGTTGGATTTTCGCCTCATTAACTCACGGATGAAGGAGGGAGCTTATGAACAGTCCCGAGTGCTTTTCTCTACTGACATATTACAG GTTTGGAGGAAGCTTGAAGAGATTGGCACTGAATTAGCTTCTTTGGCAAAGAGTCTCACCGACATATCTAAGGAGTATTGCAAATAT GGGGCAAATGCAGGCAAAAGCTATGCTGATGGAGGAAAATTTGAG GTCTCTGGGAGGGATGCTCTTGTTGATGCTAAATTGGAGCAAACAGAGGAATGTGGTGCATATAATGTTAGCACCTGTCGGCATTGTGAACTGAAGGCAGACGGAATGGAATGTTTAGTTTGTGATTCATGCGAGAAAATATACCATGTCTCTTGCATCGAGCCTGCAGTGAAAGAGATTCCACCTAGAAGTTGGTACTGTGCTAGTTGCACAGAAAGTGGAATCACGTCTCCCCATGAGAACTGTGCTGTCTGCGAGAGATTGAATGCTTCCAGGAGTGCCGCCAATGGGTTTGCTGATGAAGAGGCTCTTACTACATTGGAAGATGCAAATTGCAGCTCAGATTTGGGGATTAACCCATTTGAAgagaccaaaatcttgagtaacTGCAAAATATGCGGGAACGAGATTGAAAACGGGGATAAGTTCAGGATGTGCGAGCATCCTTTTTGTCCCAGTAAGTATTATCATAGGAGGTGCTTGACGACTAAGCAGTTGAAGTCTTACGGTTCTCGTTGGTACTGTCCTTCTTGTTTGTGTAGAGCCTGCCTCACAGATCGAGATGATGATAAGATTGTTTTGTGTGATGGTTGTGATCAAGCTTATCATATCTACTGCATGAAGCCGCCACGCACCTCAGTTCCACGGGGAAAATGGTTTTGTAGAAAATGTGATGCTGGGATTCAAGCAATACGCAGGGCGAAGAAGGCACATGAGAATTTTGAAAATAACCAAAAGAGGAAAGTTGTAGAGAGCGGGGAATGCAGGAGACCGGACAAGAAGCCAAATGAGAAGGGTGAAGAGAATACAGACAAAGGTAGGGGTGGGATGGACATGCTTTTAATTGCGGCCAACACACTCAATTATGAGGAGAAATTGGCTGGTGTAGAGATGAATTGTTGA
- the LOC115751395 gene encoding probable calcium-binding protein CML44 produces the protein MPRLGTGDLRRIFENLDKNGDGQVSLEELNWLLEKISVHHSVDELELFIGKPSLDFDEFLHFYVSISWEGTTGNGGSESPEGNEGDDDQETDLAEAFKVFDLNNDGFISCDELQSVLSKLGLWNEGSGRDCNSMIRAYDTDSDGRLDFEEFKSMMLITFA, from the coding sequence ATGCCTCGCCTCGGAACCGGAGACTTGCGTCGGATTTTCGAGAACCTCGACAAGAACGGCGATGGCCAGGTGAGCCTCGAGGAGCTCAATTGGCTGCTCGAGAAAATCAGTGTCCATCACAGCGTGGACGAGCTCGAATTGTTTATAGGGAAACCAAGCCTCGACTTTGACGAGTTCTTGCACTTTTATGTGTCTATATCGTGGGAAGGAACCACGGGAAATGGCGGATCAGAATCACCGGAGGGCAACGAAGGAGACGACGATCAAGAGACCGACCTTGCCGAGGCGTTCAAAGTGTTTGATCTGAACAACGACGGCTTCATTTCCTGCGACGAGCTCCAGAGCGTGCTCTCGAAACTAGGGTTGTGGAACGAGGGAAGCGGGAGAGACTGCAATAGTATGATTCGCGCGTATGATACTGATAGCGATGGGAGGCTCGATTTTGAGGAATTCAAGAGCATGATGCTGATTACATTTGCTTGA
- the LOC115751458 gene encoding PHD finger protein EHD3 isoform X2, producing MGDEDNGVKGGKPVFVNNHDAESSCLRSGKMSNGFANGHDSDVAEGSSGGSECVRTYKRRKQVKLESKSGEDERATSGASTIWANQILREPIFGASDFHVSEQLHVPSVVRDAVENDCNEHSQSQCSSIVLEQIFRSLSDEGGVGRCIQNALACHAREIDNMKVKDTQLKDQHRLGTSTQAAGMQNGIAATGVDLTSKASVNGSNHEMITESSQRAFYNILISGKFSQLCKLLCENFPETKIDRVLDFRLINSRMKEGAYEQSRVLFSTDILQVWRKLEEIGTELASLAKSLTDISKEYCKYGANAGKSYADGGKFEVSGRDALVDAKLEQTEECGAYNVSTCRHCELKADGMECLVCDSCEKIYHVSCIEPAVKEIPPRSWYCASCTESGITSPHENCAVCERLNASRSAANGFADEEALTTLEDANCSSDLGINPFEETKILSNCKICGNEIENGDKFRMCEHPFCPSKYYHRRCLTTKQLKSYGSRWYCPSCLCRACLTDRDDDKIVLCDGCDQAYHIYCMKPPRTSVPRGKWFCRKCDAGIQAIRRAKKAHENFENNQKRKVVESGECRRPDKKPNEKGEENTDKGRGGMDMLLIAANTLNYEEKLAGVEMNC from the exons ATGGGCGATGAGGACAATGGGGTAAAGGGAGGTAAACCTGTCTTTGTCAACAACCATGATGCCGAGAGTTCTTGTTTGAGGAGTGGGAAGATGAGTAATGGTTTTGCCAATGGCCACGATAGTGATGTTGCCGAAGGGAGTTCAGGCGGTAGTGAGTGTGTTCGGACTTACAAGAGGCGAAAACAAGTGAAATTGGAAAGTAAAAGTGGAGAGGATGAGAGAGCTACTTCCGGAGCTTCAACTATTTGGGCAAACCAG ATTTTAAGGGAACCAATATTTGGAGCTTCAGATTTTCACGTGTCTGAGCAGCTTCATGTTCCTTCTGTGGTCCGTGATGCTGTTGAAAATGATTGCAATGAGCACTCACAGAGCCAATGCAGTAGCATTGTGTTGGAGCAGATATTCCGGTCATTGAGTGATGAAGGTGGTGTAGGACGGTGCATCCAAAATGCCCTGGCATGTCATGCTAGAGAAATTGATAATATGAAAGTCAAG GATACTCAGTTGAAAGATCAGCATAGGCTGGGCACCTCTACCCAAGCTGCAGGTATGCAGAATGGAATTGCTGCCACGGGTGTTGACCTTACATCTAAGGCCTCCGTGAATGGATCTAACCATGAGATGATCACCGAATCGAGTCAACGTGCATTTTACAACATATTAATCTCAGGAAAGTTCAGCCAATTATGCAAGCTTCTTTGTGAAAACTTTCCAGAAACCAAGATTGACAGAGTGTTGGATTTTCGCCTCATTAACTCACGGATGAAGGAGGGAGCTTATGAACAGTCCCGAGTGCTTTTCTCTACTGACATATTACAG GTTTGGAGGAAGCTTGAAGAGATTGGCACTGAATTAGCTTCTTTGGCAAAGAGTCTCACCGACATATCTAAGGAGTATTGCAAATAT GGGGCAAATGCAGGCAAAAGCTATGCTGATGGAGGAAAATTTGAG GTCTCTGGGAGGGATGCTCTTGTTGATGCTAAATTGGAGCAAACAGAGGAATGTGGTGCATATAATGTTAGCACCTGTCGGCATTGTGAACTGAAGGCAGACGGAATGGAATGTTTAGTTTGTGATTCATGCGAGAAAATATACCATGTCTCTTGCATCGAGCCTGCAGTGAAAGAGATTCCACCTAGAAGTTGGTACTGTGCTAGTTGCACAGAAAGTGGAATCACGTCTCCCCATGAGAACTGTGCTGTCTGCGAGAGATTGAATGCTTCCAGGAGTGCCGCCAATGGGTTTGCTGATGAAGAGGCTCTTACTACATTGGAAGATGCAAATTGCAGCTCAGATTTGGGGATTAACCCATTTGAAgagaccaaaatcttgagtaacTGCAAAATATGCGGGAACGAGATTGAAAACGGGGATAAGTTCAGGATGTGCGAGCATCCTTTTTGTCCCAGTAAGTATTATCATAGGAGGTGCTTGACGACTAAGCAGTTGAAGTCTTACGGTTCTCGTTGGTACTGTCCTTCTTGTTTGTGTAGAGCCTGCCTCACAGATCGAGATGATGATAAGATTGTTTTGTGTGATGGTTGTGATCAAGCTTATCATATCTACTGCATGAAGCCGCCACGCACCTCAGTTCCACGGGGAAAATGGTTTTGTAGAAAATGTGATGCTGGGATTCAAGCAATACGCAGGGCGAAGAAGGCACATGAGAATTTTGAAAATAACCAAAAGAGGAAAGTTGTAGAGAGCGGGGAATGCAGGAGACCGGACAAGAAGCCAAATGAGAAGGGTGAAGAGAATACAGACAAAGGTAGGGGTGGGATGGACATGCTTTTAATTGCGGCCAACACACTCAATTATGAGGAGAAATTGGCTGGTGTAGAGATGAATTGTTGA
- the LOC115751391 gene encoding BTB/POZ domain-containing protein At4g08455-like: protein MISVRGKEAKRFGELSLAQQMQRLCARQDHLLEEGESETDSVTETMRCISCKEEYVTSDAGTCKECYEEASETEEELKREIEDLKAKVNFLRFWSPTDHRHDLSGRSHGPGFTDVVLVAAEDGLFGGPSMPVPAHKAILANRSPVFKAMLENEMEESRSGTIKISDVSYDALRAFVNYFYSAEACVDEQMACELLVLAEKYQVKHLKAYCEKFLVSKLNWDNSIINYAFAHQHNAKLLLEASLSLIMDNMDKLRKRQEYAELVEKHPSLVVEILEACLAKQENTAAPKDASAKS, encoded by the exons ATGATATCAGTACGAGGAAAAGAAGCGAAGAGGTTTGGCGAACTCTCTCTCGCTCAGCAAATGCAGCGACTGTGCGCGAGGCAGGACCACCTCCTGGAGGAGGGCGAGTCGGAGACCGATTCGGTGACCGAGACCATGCGGTGCATATCCTGCAAGGAGGAGTACGTCACGAGCGACGCCGGCACGTGCAAGGAGTGCTACGAGGAGGCCAGCGAGACCGAGGAAGAGCTCAAGCGAGAGATCGAGGACTTGAAGGCCAAGGTCAACTTCTTGAGGTTCTGGTCTCCGACCGACCACCGCCATGACCTCAGTGGTCGCTCCCATGGACCTGGGTTCACTGACGTCGTCTTGGTCGCCGCGGAGGACGGTCTCTTTGGAGGCCCGTCTATGCCGGTACCGGCTCACAAGGCCATTCTG GCTAACCGGTCCCCAGTGTTTAAAGCAATGCTTGAGAATGAGATGGAAGAAAGCCGAAGTGGGACCATTAAGATAAGTGACGTGTCCTATGATGCCCTCCGTGCATTTGTCAACTATTTTTACTCTGCCGAAGCATGCGTCGATGAACAAATGGCTTGTGAGCTGCTAGTATTGGCTGAAAAGTACCAGGTTAAGCACCTCAAAGCTTATTGTGAGAAGTTCTTGGTGTCCAAGTTGAATTGGGACAACTCGATCATAAACTATGCCTTTGCGCACCAGCACAATGCGAAACTTCTCCTGGAGGCCTCGTTGTCATTAATCATGGACAATATGGATAAACTCAGAAAACGTCAAGAATATGCGGAACTCGTTGAAAAGCACCCCAGCCTTGTGGTGGAGATATTAGAAGCATGTCTTGCAAAGCAGGAAAACACTGCAGCACCTAAGGATGCTTCTGCAAAGTCATAG
- the LOC115751392 gene encoding BTB/POZ domain-containing protein At4g08455-like, with protein MRRPCARQEHPEPEETETMRCISCEEEQVKGDAGTCKDCYEEVSATVEELKREIEDLKAKVAYLRSGARGPGFADAVLVAAVDVPNGEPSMLVPADRSILVSRSPVFKAMLENEMEESQSGTIKISDMSCDALRAFVDYLSVEAWLDEQMACELLVLAEKYQVVHLKAYCEMILVSKLNWNNSIIKYAFAHQHNAKHLLEAALCLMMDNMYKFPEHPKYPELVKKDSRLVTEIYQAFITKLYPNNKSDGEFSLFRSQVMEF; from the exons ATGCGGCGACCGTGCGCGAGACAGGAGCACCCGGAGCCGGAGGAGACCGAGACCATGCGGTGCATATCCTGTGAGGAAGAGCAAGTCAAGGGCGACGCCGGCACGTGCAAGGATTGCTACGAGGAGGTGAGCGCGACCGTGGAAGAGCTCAAGCGAGAGATCGAGGACTTGAAGGCCAAGGTCGCCTACTTGAGGTCCGGCGCCCGTGGCCCCGGGTTCGCCGATGCTGTCTTGGTCGCTGCCGTGGACGTTCCTAATGGAGAACCGTCGATGCTGGTGCCAGCCGACAGGTCCATTCTG GTTAGCCGGTCCCCAGTATTTAAAGCAATGCTCGAGAATGAGATGGAAGAAAGCCAAAGCGGCACCATTAAGATAAGTGACATGTCGTGTGATGCCCTCCGAGCATTTGTCGACTATCTTTCTGTTGAAGCATGGCTCGATGAGCAAATGGCTTGTGAGCTTCTAGTATTGGCCGAAAAGTACCAGGTGGTGCACCTCAAAGCATATTGTGAGATGATCTTGGTATCCAAATTAAACTGGAATAACTCGATCATAAAGTATGCCTTTGCGCACCAGCATAACGCAAAGCATCTCCTTGAGGCAGCCTTGTGCTTAATGATGGACAACATGTATAAATTCCCAGAACATCCTAAATATCCAGAGCTCGTTAAAAAGGACTCACGCCTTGTGACGGAGATATACCAAGCATTTATTACAAAGCTGTATCCGAACAACAAATCAGATGGTGAGTTTTCGCTTTTTCGTTCCCAAGTGATGGAATTTTGA
- the LOC115751414 gene encoding BTB/POZ domain-containing protein At4g08455-like, with product MRRPCKEETDSMRCTSCKEECVTLDAGTCKRCSEEVSETEEELKREVENLKAKVAFLSFWSPTGRHCHLSGCSHGPGFTDVVLVAAKDGPNGDPSMPVPAHRAILASRSTVFKAMLENEMEESQSGTIKMSDMSCDALRAFVDYLYAEAWLDEQMACELLVLAEKHQVVHLKAYCEMILVSKLNWDNSIKYYAFVHQQNAKVLLEAALCLILDNIYELQKHQDYWEFVNKDPRLMLKIYRAFLGKF from the exons ATGCGGCGACCCTGCAAGGAGGAGACCGATTCCATGCGGTGCACATCCTGCAAAGAGGAGTGCGTCACGCTCGATGCCGGCACGTGCAAGCGGTGCTCCGAGGAGGTCAGCGAGACTGAGGAAGAGCTCAAGCGAGAGGTCGAGAATTTAAAGGCCAAAGTCGCTTTCTTGAGTTTCTGGTCTCCAACCGGCCGCCACTGCCACCTCAGTGGTTGCTCCCATGGCCCCGGGTTCACCGACGTCGTCTTGGTCGCCGCCAAGGACGGTCCCAACGGAGACCCATCTATGCCGGTGCCGGCTCACAGGGCTATTCTG GCTAGCCGGTCCACAGTATTTAAAGCAATGCTCGAGAATGAGATGGAAGAAAGCCAAAGTGGCACCATTAAGATGAGCGACATGTCATGTGATGCCCTCCGAGCATTTGTCGACTATCTTTATGCTGAAGCGTGGCTCGATGAGCAAATGGCTTGTGAACTTCTAGTATTGGCCGAAAAGCACCAGGTGGTGCACCTCAAAGCTTATTGTGAGATGATCTTGGTATCCAAACTAAACTGGGACAACTCGATAAAATATTATGCCTTTGTGCACCAGCAAAATGCGAAGGTTCTTCTTGAGGCTGCCTTGTGCTTAATCTTGGACAACATATATGAACTCCAGAAACATCAAGACTACTGGGAATTCGTCAACAAGGACCCACGTCTTATGCTGAAGATATACAGAGCATTCTTGGGGAAATTTTAG